In the genome of Quercus robur chromosome 3, dhQueRobu3.1, whole genome shotgun sequence, one region contains:
- the LOC126717029 gene encoding probable linoleate 9S-lipoxygenase 5 — MFHSKDLSLIPMKSFAGTSCGVNRPIYTVKSSIKGRDQTTTSVTSRPLFFTMKWHGFSCSKSTGLTRSRSLSVTSTAEKKGQTPSRGVPVSKGAKSSHNILEVFNESKNSKVKGTVVLMKKNVLDFNDFHASFLDRLHEFLGQKVSLQLMSAVNGDPENGLQGKLGEPAYLEDWITTITPLTAGESAFKVTFDWDNEMEVPGAILIRNNHHSEFYLNSITLEDVPGQGRIHFPCNSWVYPADKYKKDRIFFSNKTYLPSETPTPLRKYRDEELVNLRGDGKGELKEWDRVYDYAYYNDLGNPDKGPEHVRPVLGGSSEYPYPRRGRTGRPLTETDRNTESRLNPLLSINIYVPRDERFGHLKMSDFVAYALKGIAQFLKPELEDAFSNNEFESLEDILKLYEGGIKVPSGLLENIRKNIPAEMLKEIFRTDGEELLKYPVPQVIKEDSSAWKTDEEFAREMLAGVNPVTICRLQEFPPTSKLDSKVYGYQTSAITKEHIEKYLNGLSIDEAIKSNKLFILDHHDTLMPYLSRINKTSTKIYASRTILFLNEDGTLKPLAIELSLPHPDGDQFGAISKVYTPAEEGVQNFIWQLAKSYVVVNDSGYHQLMSHWLNTHAAIEPFVIATNRQLSVLHPIYKLLHPHFRDTMNVNALARQVLINANGALESTVFPRKYSMEMSSKVYKNWVFPEQALPADLIKRGMAVKDVNSPHGLRLLIEDYPYAVDGLEIWSAIKTWVEDYCSFYYKTDDMVQDDSELQSWWKELREEGHGDKKEEPWWPKMQTREELIETCTTIIWIASALHAAINFGQYPYGGYPPNRPAMSRHFMPEEGTSDYEELKSHPEKALLKIFTSQFESVLGISLVEILSRHSSDEIFLGQRDSLDWTSDTEPMEAFKRFGKNLKEVEDRITKRNKDEKLKNRVGPVKMPYTLLCPTSEEGLTFKGIPNSVSI, encoded by the exons ATGTTTCACTCCAAAGATCTGAGTCTGATTCCCATGAAGTCCTTTGCAGGAACTTCATGTGGGGTTAACAGGCCAATCTACACGGTCAAATCATCAATCAAGGGTCGAGATCAAACTACTACATCAGTAACTAGTAGACCCTTATTTTTTACCATGAAGTGGCATGGTTTTTCATGCAGCAAGAGCACTGGGTTGACGAGATCTCGATCACTGAGTGTCACTTCAACAGCTGAGAAGAAGGGCCAAACTCCATCACGAGGAGTCCCAGTGTCCAAAGGAGCCAAATCCTCACACAACATCTTGGAGGTTTTCAATGAGAGCAAGAACTCGAAGGTCAAAGGGACTGTGGTGTTGATGAAGAAGAACGTTTTGGACTTCAACGACTTTCATGCTTCGTTCCTTGATCGTCTGCATGAATTTTTAGGCCAAAAGGTCTCTCTGCAGCTCATGAGTGCTGTCAATGGTGACCCAG aaaacgGGTTGCAAGGAAAACTTGGAGAGCCAGCATATTTGGAAGATTGGATTACTACAATCACCCCCTTAACCGCAGGCGAGTCTGCTTTCAAGGTTACCTTTGATTGGGACAATGAGATGGAAGTTCCGGGGGCAATTTTGATAAGAAATAATCATCATAGTGAGTTCTACCTCAATAGTATCACACTTGAAGATGTTCCAGGACAAGGTCGGATCCATTTTCCTTGCAATTCATGGGTTTACCCTGCAGACAAATACAAGAAAGACCGCATTTTCTTCTCTAACAAG ACATATCTTCCAAGTGAAACTCCAACACCACTGCGCAAGTACAGAGATGAAGAACTTGTAAATTTGAGAGGAGATGGAAAGGGAGAGCTAAAAGAATGGGACAGAGTCTATGACTATGCTTACTACAATGATTTGGGGAATCCTGATAAGGGTCCAGAACATGTACGTCCAGTTCTTGGAGGATCTAGTGAGTACCCCTATCCACGCAGGGGAAGAACTGGGCGACCACTGACCGAGACTG ATCGTAACACTGAGAGTAGGCTGAACCCTCTTCTTAGCATAAACATCTATGTCCCCAGAGATGAAAGATTTGGACACTTGAAGATGTCAGACTTCGTTGCTTATGCACTGAAAGGCATTGCTCAGTTCCTTAAACCTGAGCTAGAAGATGCATTTAGTAACAATGAGTTTGAAAGCTTAGAAGATATACTCAAGCTCTATGAAGGAGGAATCAAGGTGCCCAGTGGTTTACTTGAGAATATTAGGAAGAACATCCCTGCAGAGATGCTGAAGGAAATCTTCCGAACCGATGGTGAAGAACTCCTTAAATATCCAGTGCCTCAAGTGATTAAAG AGGATAGCTCTGCTTGGAAGACTGATGAAGAATTTGCAAGAGAAATGCTGGCTGGAGTAAACCCTGTCACCATCTGTCGTCTCCAA GAATTCCCCCCAACAAGCAAGTTGGATAGTAAAGTATATGGTTATCAAACCAGTGCCATAACCAAAGAGCACATCGAGAAATACTTAAATGGGCTCTCCATAGATGAG GCAATCAAGAGCAACAAGCTATTCATACTAGATCATCATGATACACTAATGCCATACCTGAGTAGGATAAACAAGACTTCCACAAAGATCTACGCCAGCAGGACAATCCTTTTTTTGAATGAGGATGGGACTTTGAAGCCATTAGCAATTGAATTGAGCTTGCCCCATCCTGATGGAGACCAGTTTGGAGCCATTAGCAAAGTATATACCCCAGCTGAAGAAGGTGTCCAAAATTTCATTTGGCAACTGGCTAAATCTTATGTCGTTGTGAATGACTCCGGTTATCACCAGCTCATGAGTCACTG GCTAAATACCCATGCAGCAATTGAGCCATTTGTGATAGCAACCAATAGGCAGTTGAGCGTGCTTCACCCAATTTATAAACTGTTACATCCTCACTTCCGTGACACCATGAATGTAAATGCATTGGCCCGACAGGTCCTCATTAATGCTAATGGTGCCCTGGAGTCAACAGTATTTCCAAGAAAGTATTCCATGGAGATGTCatcaaaagtttataaaaactGGGTTTTTCCTGAACAAGCACTCCCTGCCGATCTCATCAAGAG AGGAATGGCAGTTAAGGATGTGAATTCCCCACATGGTCTGCGCCTACTGATAGAGGATTACCCTTATGCTGTTGATGGGCTGGAAATCTGGTCAGCAATCAAAACATGGGTTGAAGACTACTGCTCCTTCTATTACAAGACTGATGACATGGTCCAAGATGACTCTGAACTCCAGTCCTGGTGGAAGGAACTGAGAGAGGAGGGTCATGGTGACAAAAAAGAAGAGCCCTGGTGGCCTAAAATGCAGACTCGAGAAGAGCTAATTGAAACATGCACTACTATCATATGGATTGCTTCAGCCCTCCATGCAGCTATCAACTTTGGACAGTACCCTTATGGAGGTTACCCCCCAAACCGCCCAGCAATGAGCCGTCACTTCATGCCGGAAGAAGGCACTTCTGACTATGAGGAGCTTAAGTCTCACCCTGAAAAAGCTCTCCTGAAAATATTTACTTCCCAGTTTGAGTCTGTTCTCGGCATTTCCCTTGTAGAAATCTTGTCAAGGCACTCATCTGATGAGATTTTTCTTGGACAAAGAGACAGTCTTGACTGGACCTCAGACACAGAACCAATGGAAGCCTTTAAAAGATTTGGAAAGAACCTGAAAGAAGTTGAGGATAGAATAACAAAGAGGAACAAGGATGAGAAATTAAAGAACCGTGTTGGTCCAGTGAAGATGCCATACACTTTGCTCTGTCCTACCAGTGAAGAAGGACTTACTTTCAAGGGAATTCCCAACAGCGTCTCAATCTAA